The genomic interval CCGTCTCGACACGTGGCGTCACCAGGGCAAAGCGGATTGCGCCCGCCCCGGCGCTCCCGAAGGCCTCGCCGGGCATCCCCGCGACGCCGCCCTCGTCGATCAGTTCGTAGACGTTCTCGAAAGTCCCGGGAAAATCCGGGAACCGAGCCATCACGTAGAACCCTCCCTCCGGGCGAGTGTACTCCGCCCCCACGTCGTCGAGCGCCCCACAGAGCCGGTCGACGCGGTCGGCCAGGCGGTCCCGACAGCGGGCGTAGTAGTCCGGCGGCGTCGTCGCCAGCGCGCGCTCAACGGCGTACTGGGCGGGCCGGCTCGTCGTAATGTTCGTGAGCATATGTCTAGTCCGGGCTCGCTCCAGCAGGTCACCGGTTGGCCCCTCGGCCGACGGAAAGACGGCGTAGCCGATCCGGAAGCCGGTGATCGCCATCGTCTTCGAGAAGCCGTTGGTGGCGACGACGTTTGGCGAGTCGGTCCGGAGCGCGGAACTGAACCGCCCGGCGTAGTCGAAGTGGTCGTACACCTCGTCGCTGACCAGCAGGGCGTCGTGCTCCTCGGCGATGGCGGCGAACTCGGCCATCGCGTCGGCGCCGTAGATCGCGCCGGTGGGGTTGTTGGGCGTGTTGACCACGATGACAGCCGTCTCGTCGCTGGCGGCCGCCCGGACCGCGGCGGGCCGGAGGTGACCGCTGTCGTCGACCGGAACCAGCGTCGTCTCGGCGCCCAGAAAGTTCGCCCGTCCGGCGTAGTAGGGGTAGACGGGATCGGTCAAGACGATCTCCTCGCCCGGAAAGTGGTCGAGTCCACCGGTCATCGCGAGGTGGTTCGCCTCGCCGGTGCCGTTGGTGACGATCACCCGGTCGACGGCGACATCGCGGCGGGCGGCGATCCGCTCACGCAGGCGACGCAACCCCTCGCTCGGGGCGTACTGGAACTGTGCGGCGTCGGCCTCGGCGTAGTCACGGAGCCCATCGCGGACACCCGCGGGCGGGTCCCAGTCCGGACTCCCCGAGACCATGTCGACCACGTCACGGTCGGCCCGGCGGGCGTACTGGATGACGCGGAAGAACTGGGGTTCCTCGTAGTCCATACCCGTCCTCGTCGGGCCGGGGGCGTCTGTCTTTCCCTCTCAGGAGCGGACCACGAGCGTCGCGACGCCGGCGAGTAACAGCAACACGCCCCACGCGAGGTCCGACC from Haloarcula pelagica carries:
- a CDS encoding pyridoxal phosphate-dependent aminotransferase gives rise to the protein MDYEEPQFFRVIQYARRADRDVVDMVSGSPDWDPPAGVRDGLRDYAEADAAQFQYAPSEGLRRLRERIAARRDVAVDRVIVTNGTGEANHLAMTGGLDHFPGEEIVLTDPVYPYYAGRANFLGAETTLVPVDDSGHLRPAAVRAAASDETAVIVVNTPNNPTGAIYGADAMAEFAAIAEEHDALLVSDEVYDHFDYAGRFSSALRTDSPNVVATNGFSKTMAITGFRIGYAVFPSAEGPTGDLLERARTRHMLTNITTSRPAQYAVERALATTPPDYYARCRDRLADRVDRLCGALDDVGAEYTRPEGGFYVMARFPDFPGTFENVYELIDEGGVAGMPGEAFGSAGAGAIRFALVTPRVETAAERLRQFFA